In a genomic window of Flavobacterium lipolyticum:
- a CDS encoding YncE family protein produces MKLTRLFLLALSASLFVSCSNDDSDGPKGVYDNGVFILNEGNFTDGGSVSFTSDDLNTFTKDVYKTVNTSDFVGKYLQNIFFDGDKAYIIAGGSNVINVVDRYSFKLIAKIDTGLANPRYGVVKDGKAYVTNANTYPSYTDPEKNPNANIDDYVAVINLSTNTVESKIELKGTGNRIVLDNGKLYITEPNNSDKLLVVNITTKTVETVTIGSDADSIEEENGVLFILRKPYGAAGEIVKVKISDKSVSKIALPANLGNAGQLDIEGGKIYYTASSSVYVMNTTATTASTTPILTSPVGYLYGFAVNDNRIYLADGGDFKSNSKAYIYNLSGTLQKELTVGVGPNGFYFND; encoded by the coding sequence ATGAAACTAACTAGATTATTCTTACTAGCATTAAGCGCATCGCTTTTTGTTTCTTGCTCTAATGACGACTCTGATGGACCTAAAGGAGTTTATGATAATGGCGTTTTCATCTTAAATGAAGGAAACTTTACTGACGGTGGTTCCGTTTCTTTCACATCTGACGATTTAAATACTTTCACGAAAGATGTTTACAAAACTGTAAATACGAGCGATTTCGTTGGAAAATATCTTCAAAACATCTTTTTTGACGGAGACAAGGCTTATATTATTGCCGGTGGTTCAAATGTTATTAATGTAGTAGACCGCTATAGTTTTAAGCTGATTGCAAAAATTGACACCGGACTTGCTAATCCTCGCTATGGTGTTGTTAAGGATGGCAAAGCTTATGTAACTAATGCTAATACCTATCCTAGCTACACTGACCCGGAAAAAAACCCTAACGCCAATATTGACGATTATGTTGCCGTAATTAATCTGAGTACAAATACTGTTGAATCTAAAATCGAATTGAAAGGTACAGGAAACAGAATTGTGTTAGATAATGGAAAACTATACATCACTGAGCCAAATAACAGCGACAAGTTGTTGGTGGTAAACATTACAACCAAAACAGTAGAAACTGTTACTATTGGTTCAGATGCAGATTCTATTGAAGAAGAAAACGGAGTTCTTTTTATCCTTAGAAAACCTTACGGTGCTGCCGGAGAAATTGTAAAAGTAAAAATTTCAGACAAATCTGTTTCCAAAATTGCTTTGCCTGCTAATTTAGGAAATGCTGGTCAATTAGATATTGAAGGTGGTAAGATTTATTATACTGCTTCAAGTTCTGTTTATGTTATGAATACTACTGCTACAACAGCTTCTACTACACCAATCTTAACTTCTCCTGTAGGTTATTTATACGGATTTGCAGTAAACGATAATCGTATATATCTTGCTGACGGAGGTGATTTTAAATCAAACAGCAAAGCTTACATCTACAATTTAAGCGGAACATTACAAAAAGAATTAACAGTTGGTGTTGGACCAAACGGTTTTTATTTCAATGATTAA